In the Arthrobacter sp. CDRTa11 genome, CAATTTCGGGAACAGCCACCGCGACTTCAGCGGCCCCTGCTGCACGAAGTGCCTCAATCACCACGCGCCAGGACTCAATGGCTTCCTGTGCACCCACCGCGCGCAGGGTGCGGTAACCGCTTGAGGTCGGAATGGTGCCGGCGAGTACGGCGGCAATATCCGGCTCGTCCACCTGGACCACCAGGCGGGCACCGGGAACTGCCGACGAAACACGTGCCAGGTATGATCCGACCCCCGCGGCCAGTGAGGCGGCCACGTCCCGGCGGGCCCCATAATCGATGAGGGCCCGTTCTCCGTTATGGAGGTGCAGCCCGGCAGCAAGGCTGAGGGGCCCCATGAGCTGCACCTTGATTTCCGCTGACGGCCTTTCCTCGGCACCGGCAACATCCGCCAGGACATTGATGTCCGTCGACAGCGCGGACGCAGCACGCCGGTAGTCCTTGCCGGGGCGGTCAACAAGGCGCCACCCATAAGGTTGGACGTCAACCGCCATCTCCACCAGGAGTGAAGCCGTCCGCCCCACAGCATCGGAACCCACGCCTCGGTCCGGCAGTTCGGCGAGGTAAGGCATATGGGGGCTGCCCAGTTCACCACGGATGATGCGGGTTGCTTCTACGGGGTCTTCCCCCGGCCAGGAGCCCAAGCCGGTGGCAGTTACCTCCGACGGCGGCGCATTCAGATCCTGCGGCAGGGCCCGTTCCGGCTCCTGGCGGCTGTTCACCCTCACGCTACGGCGGAGGCTTGGGGGCCGGGAGACACTGCCGAGCCCTGGGATGCCTGGGACGCGTCCTGTTCTGCGTCCTGCCTCCCCGCGGCGGCCTCATGGTCCTCGGCGATGGCTTCGTGGTGGCGAATGACCTCGCCGATGATGAAGTTCAGGAATTTCTCGGCGAACGCCGGGTCCAGGTGTGCTTCCTCAGCAAGCCGGCGGAGCCTGGCTATTTGCGCGGTTTCACGGCCGGGGTCTCCCGCAGGAAGGCGGTGGGCTGCCTTCAGGAAGCCCACTTTCTGGGTGGCCTTGAACCGTTCGGCCAGGAGGAACACCAAGGTGGCATCGATGTTGTCGATGCTGGAGCGGATGGACAGCAGTTCCGCCATTACCGAATTATCCACCTGGCCTGCCAGCGAACTGGCCCCGGCGTCGTATGGTTCGGTGTCAGGAACGTCATGGTTGTGCTGCGTCATGATCCAAGTCTATGGGCAGGAGGGACGCCCCGCCGGTTCAGTGGCGGGGCGTTGCTCCATACGCATCATGGTTTTTGGACGATGTTACGGGCCGCAAGGTTAAGCCGGCGGTGTCAGCCAGCCGTCAGAGCTCAGCGCGCTGCAAGGAGCGGGCGGCGTCGATGGTTGCCTGTCCCAGCACACGGGTGCCCTGGTAGAGGACCACCGTCTGCCCCGGAGCCACGCCCCGGAGCGGGTTGGTCAGCGTCACCAGCAGCTGGTCCGCCACATCCCCTGTTGGGGCTCCCGAGTCTGCGCCGGACACCATCCGGGCCGTGGCTGGAACGGGGTCCCCGTGAGCACGCACTTGCGCATGGCAGTCGAACTCTCCGCCCGTTTCCACCTCGGCGATGGGCAGCCCGGCCCAGGACACCTTGATCCCGCGGATCTCGTCAATGGCCAGCAGGGCTTCGGGCCCCACCACAAC is a window encoding:
- a CDS encoding chorismate mutase gives rise to the protein MTQHNHDVPDTEPYDAGASSLAGQVDNSVMAELLSIRSSIDNIDATLVFLLAERFKATQKVGFLKAAHRLPAGDPGRETAQIARLRRLAEEAHLDPAFAEKFLNFIIGEVIRHHEAIAEDHEAAAGRQDAEQDASQASQGSAVSPGPQASAVA